Proteins encoded together in one Cytophagales bacterium window:
- a CDS encoding SDR family oxidoreductase: MKIAIITGAARGIGKAIARRLVSDGCFIVVVDVDKIEGKALAKEFGDEQSHFVCCDVCKENEVKALFKKIIDEHQRVDVLVNNAGIIRDNMINKMPVEDFDMVIDVNLRGTWLMCREAAIVMRDQKSGRIVNISSRAWLGNRGQSNYSASKAGVIGLTRALALELGKHNILVNAVAPGLIDTPLTQALAGDVRQQLIQQQPTKTMGKPEDIANAVAFLISEDTNFITGQTLYVDGGKSIGAGI, from the coding sequence ATGAAAATAGCTATTATAACAGGCGCTGCCAGAGGAATAGGAAAGGCGATTGCCAGAAGATTGGTGTCGGATGGTTGCTTTATTGTGGTTGTTGATGTTGACAAAATCGAAGGTAAGGCATTAGCGAAAGAATTTGGCGATGAGCAGTCGCACTTTGTTTGCTGTGATGTTTGCAAGGAGAATGAGGTAAAAGCATTGTTTAAAAAGATAATTGATGAACATCAAAGGGTGGATGTGTTGGTAAACAATGCAGGGATCATACGGGATAATATGATCAATAAGATGCCTGTCGAAGATTTTGATATGGTCATAGATGTCAACTTAAGAGGCACCTGGCTGATGTGCAGGGAAGCTGCAATTGTAATGCGCGATCAGAAAAGTGGCAGGATTGTAAATATCTCTTCGAGAGCATGGTTAGGCAATAGGGGTCAATCCAATTATTCAGCTTCGAAAGCCGGTGTGATCGGGCTTACGAGGGCATTGGCCCTGGAATTAGGCAAGCACAATATCCTGGTAAATGCCGTTGCACCGGGTTTAATTGACACACCCTTAACACAAGCATTGGCAGGAGATGTCCGGCAGCAGTTAATTCAGCAACAACCTACCAAAACAATGGGTAAGCCGGAAGATATCGCAAATGCTGTTGCTTTTTTAATTTCTGAAGATACCAATTTTATCACCGGACAAACGCTGTATGTTGATGGAGGCAAAAGTATAGGTGCCGGGATTTAA
- a CDS encoding hemolysin III family protein, giving the protein MKNIEGIEYYPPLEEKINIISHAIGFVLGIVGLVFLVTHAILHGNVWHIVSFSIFGASLIILYAASTFYHSAKKPELRSRLRIIDHIFIYVLIAGTYTPFTLVTLHGRIGWVIFGIVWGVALIGIILKLFFTVKYSLISTIMYVLMSGIIFFAIKPLINNLLLEGLIWLIAGGISYLIGAILYSIEKIKFNHAIFHIFVLIASFCHFMSVFFYVLPSE; this is encoded by the coding sequence ATGAAAAATATAGAAGGAATAGAATACTACCCACCATTAGAAGAAAAAATTAACATCATTTCTCATGCTATAGGTTTCGTTTTAGGCATTGTTGGTTTGGTATTTTTAGTTACGCATGCAATTCTGCACGGAAACGTTTGGCATATTGTTAGTTTTAGCATTTTCGGAGCAAGTTTAATAATATTATATGCTGCTTCTACTTTTTACCACAGCGCTAAAAAGCCAGAGTTGAGAAGCAGATTGAGAATAATTGATCACATATTTATTTATGTTCTCATTGCCGGAACTTACACCCCTTTTACACTTGTCACTCTACATGGTAGAATAGGTTGGGTGATTTTCGGTATTGTTTGGGGGGTGGCATTAATTGGAATAATATTGAAACTTTTCTTTACAGTGAAATATAGTTTAATTTCGACTATAATGTATGTATTAATGAGTGGGATTATCTTTTTCGCCATAAAACCATTAATTAATAATTTACTTTTAGAAGGTTTAATTTGGCTTATTGCAGGAGGAATATCTTACCTAATTGGTGCAATTTTGTACAGCATTGAAAAAATAAAATTCAATCACGCCATCTTCCATATATTTGTTTTAATTGCTAGTTTTTGTCATTTTATGTCG